From the genome of Myxococcales bacterium:
ACTCTCATAGGAAACGGTCCCAAGATACTCATGGAGATAGACCGCATAGCGACCGACCTCGGCTTTTCAATCGGCACCTGCGGCAAGAGTGGGCAGGAAGCACCTGTGTCATGCGGACAGCCGACGCTCAGGATACCTGAAATAGTTGTGGGAGGCATGTAGTACAGATCATCCAAAAGAAGATCACTTCCCGCACAGACTATCCCCGACTATCTCTTTTCCCCCACCTACGAATCCTTCCGGAATGGCGCACTCATTACGAGGAATCCAGGTATATTCTTCACAGCATTTCACCATCATCGCGCCGAATCCGTAGGACTCACAACATACCATGTCCGGCGCTGAGAGATCCTCGTTACATGAAAAAGAAGAGATTCCTAACAAAATCAGCGCTAGAACTATAGTGATCCTTTTCATAATCGGCTCCATCCTTATCATGCGATCATTATGAAGTTATGCTGCCGTCCCTCTTCATTTTTGTCCCGGCGGTAGGAGTTAAAGGCATCTTCACAGAAGGTGCATCTATCAGAGACATCTATAGATGAAGCCGGCACCCCTGCGGCCTCAAGCAAAAGCCTGTTAGCCGCCTTGAGATCCGCATGAGATGAATCGATGCACCACGAATCCCCTATCCGAAGGCTGGACAATGCGTCTATGACTTCGCCCCCCACCTCGTAACACCTTCCGCATATGGAAGGTCCTATAGCGGCAACCAGATTCCCGGGGTCAACGCTGAAGGCATCGCGCATCGCAGCGATCGTCTTACCTACGATATTTCCTGCACTGCCCCGCCAGCCCGCGTGGACCGCTGCGACCGCGCAGGCATCCCGGTCGGCGAGAAGTATCGGAACGCAATCGGCGGTCCTCACGAAGCACACTATTCCCGGTCTGTCGCTTATGAA
Proteins encoded in this window:
- the pgeF gene encoding peptidoglycan editing factor PgeF, producing MMFEKKAGNYTLIYSDLIEKIDGIVHGFGLRGITGPEYLDAIGVKDHFVFQTDQVHGSTVHYLMRSKESLIIKGDAFISDRPGIVCFVRTADCVPILLADRDACAVAAVHAGWRGSAGNIVGKTIAAMRDAFSVDPGNLVAAIGPSICGRCYEVGGEVIDALSSLRIGDSWCIDSSHADLKAANRLLLEAAGVPASSIDVSDRCTFCEDAFNSYRRDKNEEGRQHNFIMIA